The Nyctibius grandis isolate bNycGra1 chromosome 3, bNycGra1.pri, whole genome shotgun sequence genome window below encodes:
- the GMNN gene encoding geminin, which yields MNSKMKQKLNAEKSSGSLEKYLTDTTCSAAPRRTLKMIQPSATGCLVGRRNEKSSVKRKRWNNKFNSKACKAEVPVDKDQENENMNDAIQAVDLMIKGSPSSQYWKEVAEERRKALYEVLQENEKLHKEIEQKDGEIARLKEENEELMSLAEHVHYMTSMIERLTGQAPDNLETLKSLALEESEQENEELNCGDDADSTSEEGPSQVSCGLKESISDLASKEANNLQLE from the exons aAGTACCTCACAGACACCACATGCAGTGCTGCCCCAAGACGGACTCTTAAAATGATTCAGCCTTCAGCCACAGGTTGCCTGGTTGGCAGACGAAATGAG AAATCTTCAGTCAAAAGGAAACGCTGGAATAACAAGTTCAACTCAAAGGCTTGTAAAGCTGAGGTGCCTGTGGACAAGGACCAAGAAAATGAGAATATGAATGATGCCATTCAAGCTGTAGATCTCATGATAAAAG GAAGCCCTTCATCTCAATATTGGAAAGAAGTGgctgaagaaaggaggaaggctCTGTATGAAGTGcttcaagaaaatgaaaag CTGCACAAAGAAATTGAACAGAAAGATGGTGAAATTGCCCgcctaaaagaagaaaatgaagagctaATGTCCCTTGCTGAACACGTGCATTATATGACCAGCATGATTGAG aGGCTAACTGGGCAAGCACCTGACAATCTTGAGACACTGAAGAGTCTGGCTCTAGAGGAATCCgaacaagaaaatgaagagcttAACTGTGGAGACGATGCAGACAGCACTTCTGAAGAAGGGCCATCACAAGTATCATGTGGCTTGAAGGAGAGTATATCAGATCTTGCTTCAAAGGAAGCAAATAATTTGCAACTGGAATGA